CGATCTCGCGGGCAGGACCGATCGCGAGATCACCGAGGCGGTGCTCGCCGGCCACGGTGTCGAGGCCGACGAGGAGCTCATCGAGGCCTTCTACCAGGAGATGATCGCCACGGCCCTGGCGGGCGGCGCCGAGATGCTCGCCCGCGGTCAGGCGCTGGCGGGTGCCGCCGCGGCACTGGGTGCCGTCGCCGGGGTGTCCGGCGTCGTGCAGTCGGTCGTCACCGGGAACCTCGCCCCCGTCGCCCGGCACAAGCTGGCTCTGTTCGACCTCGCCGAGCCGATCGACTTCGAGATCGGCGGCTACGGCTCCGACGGCCCGGCCCGGTCGATGCTGGTCCGGGCAGCCTGCGAGCGCGCGGCACGCAAATACGGCGCGGTGCCCGCGACGGACCGGGTCGTCGTCATCGGCGACACGGTCTTCGACATCAGGGGCGCGCTGGACGCCGGGGTGGTCGCGGTCGGCGTCGCCTCGGGCCGCACCACCGCCGCGGAGCTCACGGCGGCCGGTGCGCACGCGGTCCTGCCGTCACTCGCGGACACGTCGGCGGTGCTGGCCGCGCTGGGTCACTGACTCACGTGGGGTACGCGTTGGCAGCCGCCCCCGCACCCCCCGCCCGGAACGCCGCCGGAGCGTGCACGACGCAGGTCTGCGCGTACTCGGTGATGCCCTCGTCGCCGTATTCGCGGCCGTAACCGGAGCGCTTGACGCCGCCGAAGGGCGCCCGCAGGGACATCCCGGTCCGGTTGTGCGTGTTGACGAAGACGAAACCGGCCTCGATCCGCCGGGCCAGCGCGAACGCCCGGTCCTCGTCGGCCGACCAGACCGATGCGCCCAACCCCAGCTCGCCCGCGTTGGCCCGCTCGACGAGGTCGTCGACATCGTCGTAGGCGAGCAGCGGCACGACCGGCCCGAACTGCTCCTCGGTCACGACCGGCGCGTCGGCGGGGGCGTCCACGACGAGCGTCGGCAGCACGAAGTGCCCGCCGCCGAGGTCGGTCGCCGGATCGGTCAGCCCCAGCGGGATCGCCCGTCCGCCGCGAGCCACGGCGTCGTCGACGAGCCCGCGTACCCGGTGGGCGGCCTCGGCGGTGATGACCGGGCCCATGCTGACCCCGTCGTGCAGCGGATCACCGGTCCGCAGCACCGAGCGAGCGGCGTCCTGATAGGACTCCAGGAACTCGTCGTAGCGGGACCGGTGCACGTAGAGGCGCTTCGCCGCCATGCAGACCTGGCCGCTGGTGGCGAAGGAGGCGAGGACGAGGCGCCGCATCGGTTCGGGGCCGAGGTCGGCGTCGGGCAGCAGCAGCACCGGGTCGTTGCCGCCGAGCTCCAGGACGGTCGGCGTGGCGAGCAGCGCTGCGGTCGCGGCGACCTGGCTCGCGGCGGCGGCGCCACCGGTGAAGGCGACCTTGCGGACGAGCCGGTGCCCGACGAGGGCCGCCCCGGTCTCCCCGCCGCCGTGCACGGCGTGCAGCAGCCCGTCGGGGAGGGCGTCGGCGAGCAGCCGGAGCACCCGGTCGATCGCGAGCGGGGCCAGCGGCGACGGCTTGACGACGATGGCGTTGCCCGCGGCGAGCGCCGGGGCGACCTTCAGCATCGTCAGGATGACCGGTGCGTTCCACGGTGTGATCGCGGCGACCACGCCGTAGGGCTTGCGCTGCAGCAGCAGCCGCCCCGCGTCGTCGTCGATCTCCCGGTCGGCGAGCAGAGCCGGTGCCCGCCCGGCGGTCCAGCGGAGGTAGGTGAGCGCGAATCCGACCTCGCCCCGGCAGTCGGCGAGCGGCTTGCCCGACTCCCGGGCGAGCAGGACGGCGAGCTCCTCGACGTGCGGGGCGACGGCGTCGGCGGCCCGGCGCAGCACCGACGCCCGCTCGTCGGCGGCGACCGCGGCCCAGGCGCGCTGCCCGTGGGCGGCGGCCCGGACCACGGCGTCCACCCCGTCGGGCGAGGTGGCGGCGACGCTGCCGACGAGTTCGCCGACGCGGGCGGGATTGTGGCGCTCGATCATGCCGGAACCGGGCGCAGGGACGAGATCATCGAGCTCTTCAGCAGGTACGCCCTGGCTCGGACCGGGTCGGCGGCGGTGGCCCGCAGCTCGGCGAGGTGGTCGGCGCGGACCCGCGGATCGGTGGCGGTGAGCCGCACGTAGTTCTGGTGCGACACCGACTGGACGTACTCCAGGGCGATGCGGCGCCGATCGGCCGCGGCGGCTGCCACGGCGTCGGCGGAGTCGGCGATGGCGGCGGCGTAGGCGACGGAGTCGTGGATGCCGGAGTTCATCCCGAGGCCGCCCAGCGGGTTGTTGACGTGTGCGGCATCCCCGGCGAGCAGCACCCGCCCGGTCCGGAACGACGCGGCCACCCGCTGGTGCACGCGGTAGATGCTGGCGTGCGCCACCCGCCACGGCCGACCCGGATCGGCGATGAGCCGCAGCCGCTCGTCGAGCCGGGCGAGCTCCACGTCGTCGGTGGAGTCGTCCGGTGTCGGCAGCAGCACCCGCCAGTGGTCCGGCGTGCGCAGCAGCACCGACCAGTCGACCGGGTCGAAGACGTAGTTGACGGCGGCGAGCCCGTCGAGCAGCTCCGGCAGCTCCTCCTCGGTGGAGGCGACGAGGAACCGCTCCGGGTAGGTGATCCCCTCGAAGTCGACGCCGAGGCTGCGGCGGACCGCCGAGTGCGCGCCGTCGGCGCCGATGACCCAGTCGCCGCCGACGCGGTGCCCGTCGGCCGTGGTCGCGGTGGCCCCGGTCCCGGCCTGCTCGACCGAGGTCACCGGCGACCCGAAGCGGACCGCACCGCCGAGCCGCTCCACCTCGGCGAGCAGGATCGGGGTGAGTTTGGACTGCTCCAGCTGCACCCGGAAGGGGAAGGGGGTGTCCCCGGCGAGGACGGCGAGGTCCAGCGCGGCGATCAGCCCCTCGACCCGGTCCCGATAGGCGAAGACCGGCGCGATCAGACCGCGCTCCAGCACCGGGTCGAGAACACCCAGCTCGCGCAGCATCTCCAGGGTCGGCGGGTGGAAGGTGGAGGCGCGGGACTCGGCGGCGAGCCCGGGGCCCGCCTCCAGGACCGTCACCGCGATCCCGGTGCGCAGCAGGGCGAGCGCGGCGGTCAGCCCGACCGGCCCGGCACCCGCGACGACGACGTGGGTCATGCGAACCTCGCATCCAGTTCGAGTGCCTCGTCCTGCCCGACGAGGCTGGTGAAGTCGGACCAGGGGAGGCGGGTCACGGTGGCGGCGGTGCCGTGCGCGGCGATCGCGGCGTAGGCGTCGCGGGCGGCGTGCAGGGCCGCGAGCAGCGGCGCGACCGGGTGCAGCACGAGGCGTACGCCGGCGGCGTGCAGCTCGGCGTCGGTCGCCGGGACGGCGGAGCCCGCCTCGGAGCGGTTGAGGACGAGCGGCACGCCCGGCAGGGCGGCGTGGGCCTCGGCGAGCTCCGCCGGATCGCCGACCCCCTCCAGGAAGACCGCGTGCGCACCGGCCTCCACATAGGAGGCGGCGCGGTCGATCGCATCCCGCAGGCCGGTCACGGAGTAGGCGTCGGTGCGGGCCACGACGACCAGGTCCGGCACCTCCGCCACGATCGCACGGATCTTGCGCGCGGCGACGGCTGGTGCGGCGAGCTCCTTGCCCGCGAGGTGGCCGCAGCGTTTCGGCTGGACCTGGTCCTCCAGGTGCAGCCCGCTGACGCCCGCGGCGGCGTAGCGGCGTGCGGTCCAGACCGCCTGCAGCGCGTCGCCGTAACCAGTGTCGGCGTCGGCGAGCAGCGGCACCCCGCGCAGCGCGGGCACGATGCGCGCGGCCCGGTCGGCGAGGTGCGTCCCGTGCACGTAGCCGAGGTCCGGCAGGCCCAGATCGAGCGCGGCGCAGGCGGCACCGGAGAGGTGGGCGGCGCGGTGCCCGGCCGCCACGGCGAGCGCCGCGGTCGGCGGGTCGTAGACGCCGGGCAGATGGGTGACGGTCGCCGCGTGCAGCAGCGCGCGCAGCGGGTTGGTCATGGCCGCCCGTGCAGCGCGAAGCCGCCCTCGACGCCGACGACGCGGGCATTGGTGAAGAAGCGCAGCGTCTCGGCCGTGCCCTCCTCGGAGATGCCGCTCAAGCCCCAGGCCGGGCGCGGGGTGAACAGGTGCAGGCTCATGATGCTCGACCCGTTGACCTTCACCTCGCCCGCGCGGATCCGCCGGGCCACCGCGAGCGCGGCGTCCTCGTCGGCGCCGACGACATAGGCCTCCAGGCCGTAGTCGGTGCCGTTGGCGAGGGCGACCGCCTCGTCGAGGTCGGCGTAGGTGTGTACGGCGGCGACGGGTCCGAAGATCTCCGCCTCGGTGTCGGCCGGGTCGACACCCGTCACCAGCGTCGGCGACAGGAAATTGCCCGCCACCGGTACGCCGAGCGACCGGTGCACGGTGCCCCCGCGCTCCACCAGCTCGTCCACGGCGGCGGCGACCCGCTCCCGGTGCCCGGAGTGGATGAGCGGCCCGAAGTCGGTCGCCTGGTCCAGCGGATCGCCCGCGGTGAGCCCGGCGAGCCGGGCCAGCACGGCGCCCACGATCTCGTCGGCCCGGTCGGCGGGCACGATGAGCCGCCCCAGCGCCCGGCACCACTGCCCGTTGAGCGTGGTGAGCAGGTCGGCGGCGGCCCGGGCGGCGGTCCCGGTGTCGGCGTCGGGCAGCACGACGAGGGGATTGTTGCCGCCGAGTTCGAGCTGGACGGGCTTGATGCCGAACCCGCAGGCCGACGCGACCGCCCGCCCGCCGGCGAGGCCGCCGGTGAACGAGACGGCGCGGATCCGGGGATCCGCCACGAGCTGCCCGCCGACCGCCGCGTCACCGTGGACGAGCTGGAAGAGCCCGTCGGGCAGCCCGGCGGCGGCGAGGGCCCGCTGGATCGAGCCGGCGAGCAGCTGGGTGCCGTGGGGGGCGTACTCGCTGGGCTTGACGATCGTCGGGCAGCCCGCGGCGAGCGCGTTGGCGATCTTGTGGGCCGCCATCGGCGCCGGGGCGTTCCACGGGACCAGGCAGGCCGCCGGGCCCCACGGGAGCCGTTCGACCAGGGCGGTCCGGCCGTCCTCGCGGGGCATCGTGCTCGTCAGCCAGCCCGCGCGGAGCTGCCCGGCGGCGAGGCGGAACGCGCCGCCGAGGATCACCGCGAGGATCGAGGTCTGGCGCAGCGGCACACCGGTGGCGAAGGACTCCAGCTCGACGATCCGGGCCGCGTCGACCTCCACCTCGGCGGCGATCGCGTCGAGGAGGTCGGCCCGCTCGTCGGCGGTCCGGGCGGACCAGGCACCCGACCGGTGCACGGCGTCGGCGGCGGCGATCGCGGCGTCGGTGCGCTCGTAGGAGGTGCCGACGGCGCGGCTGGTGGGCGTACCCGTCGCGGGGTCTTCCAGGGCGAAACCCAGGACCGAGTCGCACTCCCGCCACTCTCCCGCGACCAGGTCGGCGACCGGGGGGATCTCGATCACTTGGCACCGCCCGGGGCGACCGGGGTGAAGAGGTCGTTGGCGCGGGACGCGGTGACCATGGAGGCGGCCTCCAACCGGCCGCGCTCCGGCGGGAACGTCATGACCAGGCCCATCGCGAGGTCGCGCAGGGCGCGGCCCATCGTGCCGTGCAGCGTCGCGTTGGAGGTGCCGGAGGCCTTGAAGGCGCCGACCGCGACGGCGAAGGCCGCCTCGCAGATCGAGCCCTTCGCCAGCCGCCACTGCCGGTAGACGTCGGATTTCGGCGCGAGCGGCGGCTCGGACGTCTCCAGCAGCAGCTGGCGGCGCAGCCACAGGTAGGCCGTCTCCAGGTTTTCCGTCATGTCTCCGATGATGACCTGGTGCATCGGGCTCTCGGCGATCGGCCGCCCCGTGTCGGCGAAGGTCTTCGTGGTCAGCCCGCGCAGCGTCTCGTCATAGACCCCCTGTGCGCAGCCGACGTAGACCGCCGTGATGGCGAGCTGGTTGCCGACGAAGCTGCCCCGGCTGCACTGCAGCATCTTCACGAACGCGCCGGACACGGTCAGCGCCTCGTCGGCCGGGACCCAGACCTCGTGCAGGGTGATGCCGTGGTTGGACGAGCCGCGCATGCCCAGGCCGTCCCAGGAGGGGCGGTTGGCGACACCGTCGGCGTCGCGCGGGACGAGGAAGAGGGCGAGCCCGTCGGCGGTGGTGGAGCCGTCGATCCGGGCCGTGACCAGGTAGGTGTCGGCGACACCGGTGGCGCAGCCGAAGGACTTCTCACCGTCGATGAGCCAGCCGTCGACGCCGTCGCGGGTCGCCGGGCGGGCCGTGGTCGAGATGGCGATGTTGGCGCTGGAGCTCTTCACCGACTCGCTGGCGAAGTTGGCGAGCCAGGTGCCGCCGGCCATCCGGTCGAGCACCTTGTGCGCGAAGGCGCGCACGGTCGGCACGTCCGCGTCGTCGAAGAGCCCGGCCTCGATCGCTTCGAGGGGCAGCAGGCCGCGCGAGGCGCTGGTGTTGTGGAAGAAGTAGGCGAGTGCCGTGGACGGGCACGCCGTGCCCATCGCGAAGGTGGCCGCCGCGAGGTCGCGCAGCCCGCCGCCGAGCCCGCCGTGCTCCACCGGGACGACGAGGCCGAGCAGCCCGGCGTCGCGCAGCAGGTCCACGTGGCCCTCGGGGAAGGCGCCGTCGGCGTCGGCGCGCTCGGCCGCCGCACGCAGTGCGGGCAGGACCGCTTCCACGCGCTTGGCACGGTCGCGCTCGGCCTCGGTCATGTCGTCGACGAGTCGCTCGCCGGTCAGGCGGTCCATGTGTTCACTCCCTTGTGGATGGCGGGTCGAAGTCGGGCAGCGGGGCGGGGCAGGCCACGCCGAGCTGCCGGGCGAGCAGGAGCAGATCGTGGGCGGGCAGGCCGCCGGAGGTCGCGTCGAGCACGGTGTCGAACCGGCTCACGCCGCTCTTCATCGCCACCAGTGCGTTGACCAGGCCCAGGCCGTGGTGGGCGAGCAGGCGGACCCGCAGCGGCGCCGGGCGCACCCGGACGACGGCGTCCTGCAGCACGCGGCGTACCTGGAGAGGGGAGGCGGGGCCGGTCTCGGCGCAGCCCAGCTCGACGCCGGGCACCGAACAGAGCGCGCCGAGGGTGGCCAGCACCGTCTCCTCGCGGGCGGGGGTGAAGGCGTCGTCGACGTAGGCGATGACGGCACCGTCGGCGGCCATCCGGGCGATCCGGGCCACGTCCTCGGTGTCGCGGACCAGGACGCCCTGCTCCGGCAGCGGGTGGCCGTCGAGCACCGTCATGCTGATCTCGTCGGGCAGCGGGTCGGCGAGCTGGCCCCAGTTGCGCGAGTGGAAGAGCAGCGGCGAGGTGATCCGGGGGATCGCGGCGTCGAGGACCCGCCCGACGAAGATCGTGTGATCCCCGCCCGGGTAGGCGTGCTCCACCGAGCACTCCAGCCAGGCCGTGGCGTCGGCGAGGCGCAGGCAGCCGGTCGGGCCGCGCTCCCAGTCCAGGCCGGTGAACCGGTCGGCGAACTCGGGGTGCATCCCGGCGAAGCGCCGCCCGACGTGGGCCTGGTCCTTGCCGAGGAAGCTGATCGTGAAGACGCCGGAGGACTCGACGAGGGCCCGGCTGGGCAGGTGATTGCCGAGGCAGACCGAGACGAGGGGCGGGTCGAGGCTCACGGCGGAGAAGGAGCTCGCGGTCATCCCGTGCGGGCGGGCCACGCCGCCCGGCCCGATCGCTATCGTGGTGACCACGGCGACACCGCTCGGCCACTGGCCGAGCACGGAACGCAGGTGGGTGCTGTCCACGGGCCGGAGTACTCCTGTTTCGCATCAGGAAACGCTGTTACCGTGAAGGTAACGATGTGCGACGGCTCGTGTCAACGCCTCACCGGCCTATCTGCCGGAGCGGGCGATGCGATCTACACTGACGCACGTCCACGCCGACAGGAGGGGCCCCGTGCCGACCAGTGCCGCAGCCAAGGTCGTCGTCGAAGACGACGGCGACAGTCAGTCACGCTCCATCGCCGCCGTCGAGCGAGCCATGGACGTGCTGCTCTTCTTCGGCCGCAGCGGGCAGCCCGACCTCGGCGTCACCGAGATCGCCACCGCGCTCGGCATCACCAAGGCCGCCGTGCACCGCATCCTCACCGCGCTGCGCAGCCGCGACCTGATCACCGTCGACCCGGCCACCCGGCGCTACGCGCTCGGCCACGCGGCGGTCGCCCTCGGCCGGGCCTACCTCGCCCGCACCGACCTGCGCGCGATGGCCGCCCCCGAGCTGCGCCACCTCGCCGAGCAGACCGGT
This portion of the Allocatelliglobosispora scoriae genome encodes:
- a CDS encoding acyl-CoA dehydrogenase family protein, whose protein sequence is MDRLTGERLVDDMTEAERDRAKRVEAVLPALRAAAERADADGAFPEGHVDLLRDAGLLGLVVPVEHGGLGGGLRDLAAATFAMGTACPSTALAYFFHNTSASRGLLPLEAIEAGLFDDADVPTVRAFAHKVLDRMAGGTWLANFASESVKSSSANIAISTTARPATRDGVDGWLIDGEKSFGCATGVADTYLVTARIDGSTTADGLALFLVPRDADGVANRPSWDGLGMRGSSNHGITLHEVWVPADEALTVSGAFVKMLQCSRGSFVGNQLAITAVYVGCAQGVYDETLRGLTTKTFADTGRPIAESPMHQVIIGDMTENLETAYLWLRRQLLLETSEPPLAPKSDVYRQWRLAKGSICEAAFAVAVGAFKASGTSNATLHGTMGRALRDLAMGLVMTFPPERGRLEAASMVTASRANDLFTPVAPGGAK
- a CDS encoding HAD family hydrolase, whose amino-acid sequence is MQRLVLWDIDQTLVSYAGYGRVMYAAALLRTTGHELREMPDLAGRTDREITEAVLAGHGVEADEELIEAFYQEMIATALAGGAEMLARGQALAGAAAALGAVAGVSGVVQSVVTGNLAPVARHKLALFDLAEPIDFEIGGYGSDGPARSMLVRAACERAARKYGAVPATDRVVVIGDTVFDIRGALDAGVVAVGVASGRTTAAELTAAGAHAVLPSLADTSAVLAALGH
- a CDS encoding flavin reductase, giving the protein MDSTHLRSVLGQWPSGVAVVTTIAIGPGGVARPHGMTASSFSAVSLDPPLVSVCLGNHLPSRALVESSGVFTISFLGKDQAHVGRRFAGMHPEFADRFTGLDWERGPTGCLRLADATAWLECSVEHAYPGGDHTIFVGRVLDAAIPRITSPLLFHSRNWGQLADPLPDEISMTVLDGHPLPEQGVLVRDTEDVARIARMAADGAVIAYVDDAFTPAREETVLATLGALCSVPGVELGCAETGPASPLQVRRVLQDAVVRVRPAPLRVRLLAHHGLGLVNALVAMKSGVSRFDTVLDATSGGLPAHDLLLLARQLGVACPAPLPDFDPPSTRE
- a CDS encoding isocitrate lyase/PEP mutase family protein, with protein sequence MTNPLRALLHAATVTHLPGVYDPPTAALAVAAGHRAAHLSGAACAALDLGLPDLGYVHGTHLADRAARIVPALRGVPLLADADTGYGDALQAVWTARRYAAAGVSGLHLEDQVQPKRCGHLAGKELAAPAVAARKIRAIVAEVPDLVVVARTDAYSVTGLRDAIDRAASYVEAGAHAVFLEGVGDPAELAEAHAALPGVPLVLNRSEAGSAVPATDAELHAAGVRLVLHPVAPLLAALHAARDAYAAIAAHGTAATVTRLPWSDFTSLVGQDEALELDARFA
- a CDS encoding FAD-dependent oxidoreductase encodes the protein MTHVVVAGAGPVGLTAALALLRTGIAVTVLEAGPGLAAESRASTFHPPTLEMLRELGVLDPVLERGLIAPVFAYRDRVEGLIAALDLAVLAGDTPFPFRVQLEQSKLTPILLAEVERLGGAVRFGSPVTSVEQAGTGATATTADGHRVGGDWVIGADGAHSAVRRSLGVDFEGITYPERFLVASTEEELPELLDGLAAVNYVFDPVDWSVLLRTPDHWRVLLPTPDDSTDDVELARLDERLRLIADPGRPWRVAHASIYRVHQRVAASFRTGRVLLAGDAAHVNNPLGGLGMNSGIHDSVAYAAAIADSADAVAAAAADRRRIALEYVQSVSHQNYVRLTATDPRVRADHLAELRATAADPVRARAYLLKSSMISSLRPVPA
- a CDS encoding aldehyde dehydrogenase family protein; this encodes MIEIPPVADLVAGEWRECDSVLGFALEDPATGTPTSRAVGTSYERTDAAIAAADAVHRSGAWSARTADERADLLDAIAAEVEVDAARIVELESFATGVPLRQTSILAVILGGAFRLAAGQLRAGWLTSTMPREDGRTALVERLPWGPAACLVPWNAPAPMAAHKIANALAAGCPTIVKPSEYAPHGTQLLAGSIQRALAAAGLPDGLFQLVHGDAAVGGQLVADPRIRAVSFTGGLAGGRAVASACGFGIKPVQLELGGNNPLVVLPDADTGTAARAAADLLTTLNGQWCRALGRLIVPADRADEIVGAVLARLAGLTAGDPLDQATDFGPLIHSGHRERVAAAVDELVERGGTVHRSLGVPVAGNFLSPTLVTGVDPADTEAEIFGPVAAVHTYADLDEAVALANGTDYGLEAYVVGADEDAALAVARRIRAGEVKVNGSSIMSLHLFTPRPAWGLSGISEEGTAETLRFFTNARVVGVEGGFALHGRP
- a CDS encoding aldehyde dehydrogenase family protein, translating into MIERHNPARVGELVGSVAATSPDGVDAVVRAAAHGQRAWAAVAADERASVLRRAADAVAPHVEELAVLLARESGKPLADCRGEVGFALTYLRWTAGRAPALLADREIDDDAGRLLLQRKPYGVVAAITPWNAPVILTMLKVAPALAAGNAIVVKPSPLAPLAIDRVLRLLADALPDGLLHAVHGGGETGAALVGHRLVRKVAFTGGAAAASQVAATAALLATPTVLELGGNDPVLLLPDADLGPEPMRRLVLASFATSGQVCMAAKRLYVHRSRYDEFLESYQDAARSVLRTGDPLHDGVSMGPVITAEAAHRVRGLVDDAVARGGRAIPLGLTDPATDLGGGHFVLPTLVVDAPADAPVVTEEQFGPVVPLLAYDDVDDLVERANAGELGLGASVWSADEDRAFALARRIEAGFVFVNTHNRTGMSLRAPFGGVKRSGYGREYGDEGITEYAQTCVVHAPAAFRAGGAGAAANAYPT